The following coding sequences lie in one Polynucleobacter asymbioticus genomic window:
- the gloB gene encoding hydroxyacylglutathione hydrolase has product MVKNTLLQVWPIPAFDDNYIWCIHDGQSALIVDPGDAAPVLQYLEQKNLTLTGILITHHHADHTGGILNLLEFLGVQVPVYGPASIDIPGRTNAMMEGDKIEVAAPRISFEVYEVPGHTLSHIAYFANMQANVVEPMLFCGDTLFASGCGRLFEGTPTQMSQSLAKFIALPKNTLVYCTHEYTLSNIRFALAVEPNNANLITWAETAKALRDQHLPTLPTTIGQELQVNPFMRCDQQAVIDAAVEVSGEKSLPTPAHVLAVIRAWKDRF; this is encoded by the coding sequence ATGGTGAAGAATACTTTATTGCAAGTTTGGCCGATACCGGCTTTTGATGACAATTACATCTGGTGTATCCATGATGGTCAGTCTGCCTTAATCGTAGATCCGGGTGATGCTGCCCCCGTTTTGCAATATCTCGAGCAAAAAAATCTGACTCTGACAGGTATTTTAATTACCCATCATCATGCTGACCATACTGGCGGCATATTGAACTTATTAGAGTTCTTGGGTGTTCAGGTTCCTGTGTATGGCCCTGCAAGTATTGACATTCCGGGTCGTACGAATGCCATGATGGAAGGCGACAAGATTGAAGTGGCTGCACCACGGATTAGCTTTGAGGTGTACGAGGTACCAGGCCATACCCTGAGCCACATTGCTTACTTTGCCAATATGCAGGCTAACGTCGTCGAACCCATGCTGTTTTGTGGCGACACCTTATTTGCCTCTGGCTGCGGTCGTTTATTCGAGGGCACGCCAACCCAGATGAGCCAGTCGCTCGCCAAGTTCATTGCCTTGCCAAAAAATACCTTGGTGTATTGCACTCATGAATACACCTTATCCAATATCCGATTTGCTCTAGCCGTTGAGCCCAATAATGCAAACCTCATCACTTGGGCAGAAACCGCTAAAGCTCTGCGCGATCAACATTTGCCGACCTTGCCAACGACCATCGGGCAGGAGTTGCAAGTGAACCCCTTCATGCGCTGTGATCAGCAAGCTGTCATCGACGCAGCAGTTGAGGTCTCAGGAGAAAAATCTCTGCCGACGCCGGCACATGTATTGGCCGTGATTCGAGCCTGGAAGGATCGGTTCTGA
- the carA gene encoding glutamine-hydrolyzing carbamoyl-phosphate synthase small subunit produces the protein MLPSFPPAVLALADGTVFPGLSIGAPGETTGEVVFNTALTGYQEIITDPSYSRQIVTLTYPHIGNVGVNGQDAESDQIHAAGLVVKDLSKRVSNFRSEESLDSYLTKAGVVGISGIDTRKLTRILRDKGAQSGAIVAGNMGDDLEALGKKALELAKAFPGMSGLDLAKVVTTKTPYQWREAEWDLHGPDGKAAYRSLDTSKPIKKVVAYDFGVKRNILRMLTERGCELTVVPAQTSAAEVLAMNPDGVFFSNGPGDPGPCDYAIAAAKEIIEKGIPTFGICLGHQIMGLAAGAKTLKMKFGHHGANHPVKDLDTGRVAITSQNHGFAVDANTLPDNIRVTHVSLFDGSLQGLAWKDKPALCFQGHPEASPGPHDIAYLFDRFVELMNAAAVSNKGGK, from the coding sequence TTGCTTCCTTCTTTTCCTCCCGCCGTGTTGGCTCTAGCCGACGGCACCGTATTTCCCGGTCTGAGTATTGGCGCCCCTGGCGAAACTACCGGCGAAGTCGTTTTCAATACCGCACTTACTGGCTATCAAGAGATCATTACTGATCCTAGTTACTCGCGCCAAATTGTCACTTTGACCTATCCCCATATCGGTAACGTTGGGGTAAACGGTCAAGATGCTGAGTCGGATCAGATTCATGCGGCTGGCTTGGTTGTTAAAGACCTTTCCAAGCGTGTCTCCAATTTCCGCTCAGAAGAAAGCCTCGATAGCTATCTCACCAAAGCGGGGGTAGTTGGCATCTCTGGTATCGATACTCGTAAGCTCACTCGCATCCTGCGTGACAAAGGTGCTCAGTCTGGCGCAATCGTCGCTGGCAACATGGGTGATGACCTTGAGGCTCTTGGCAAGAAAGCCTTGGAGTTGGCTAAAGCCTTCCCAGGTATGTCCGGTTTAGATCTGGCTAAGGTAGTTACTACCAAGACTCCATATCAATGGCGCGAAGCTGAATGGGATCTACACGGCCCTGACGGTAAAGCTGCATACAGAAGCTTAGATACAAGCAAGCCAATCAAAAAAGTGGTTGCTTATGACTTTGGTGTGAAGCGCAATATTTTGCGCATGCTGACAGAGCGTGGCTGCGAACTCACAGTTGTGCCTGCACAAACCAGCGCTGCTGAAGTGTTGGCGATGAATCCAGATGGCGTGTTCTTCTCAAATGGCCCTGGAGATCCTGGCCCTTGTGATTACGCTATTGCTGCTGCAAAAGAAATTATTGAAAAGGGTATTCCAACCTTCGGTATCTGCTTAGGTCACCAAATCATGGGCTTGGCTGCTGGTGCCAAAACTTTGAAGATGAAGTTTGGTCACCACGGCGCCAATCACCCAGTAAAAGATTTGGATACTGGGCGCGTAGCCATTACATCGCAGAACCATGGTTTTGCGGTCGATGCCAATACCTTGCCTGACAACATTCGTGTTACCCACGTTTCCTTATTTGATGGATCACTGCAAGGCTTGGCTTGGAAGGATAAGCCAGCTTTGTGTTTCCAAGGTCACCCAGAGGCCTCACCAGGCCCTCATGACATTGCTTATTTATTTGATCGTTTTGTGGAGCTAATGAATGCTGCCGCTGTTAGTAACAAGGGAGGCAAATAA
- a CDS encoding propionate--CoA ligase, which yields MSYKSEHERSIKDPDGFWGEQAKLIHWEKPFNKVLDYANPPFAKWFEGGLTNLCYNAVDRHLKDRPDQIALVAVSTETNVEKAYTFKELYEEVNRMAAIYQANGVKKGDRVLIYMPMIAEACFAMLACARIGAIHSVVFGGFASHSLASRIDDAKPKMIVTSEAGSRAGKSVPYKPLLDEAITLASYKPEKVLIVNRGLTEFTTVAGRDLDYASERQKHLNDLVPVEWVDATHPSYILYTSGTTGKPKGVQRDTGGYAVALMSTMNHIFCGKPGETMFTTSDIGWVVGHSYIIYAPLLNGMATIMYEGTPLSPDAGIWWKLVEKYKVSVMFSAPTAVRVLKKQDPAFLTKYDLSSLRALFLAGEPLDEPTATWIHGAINKPIVDNYWQTETGWPMLAIQRGVEVMPHKFGSPGVPSFGYNMKLLDDATSQELGPDQKGVIAIEGPLPPGCMQTVWGDDKRFVSTYWETIPGKTIYSTFDWGIKDEDGYFFILGRTDDVINVAGHRLGTREIEESISGHPNISEVAVVGIEDKLKGQAAIAFVIPKDSSNTATLEAECMKTVDTTLGAIARPGRVYIVTALPKTRSGKIVRRALQAVAEGRDPGDISTMEDQAVLAQIKTIIEQSAKS from the coding sequence ATGTCCTACAAATCAGAACACGAACGCTCCATTAAAGACCCAGATGGATTCTGGGGAGAGCAGGCAAAACTTATTCACTGGGAAAAGCCTTTTAATAAAGTTCTGGATTACGCAAACCCCCCGTTTGCGAAATGGTTTGAAGGTGGCTTAACCAATCTTTGCTACAACGCAGTTGACCGCCACCTGAAAGATCGTCCCGATCAAATTGCTTTGGTTGCTGTTTCAACCGAAACCAATGTAGAGAAAGCCTATACATTCAAAGAGCTCTACGAAGAAGTCAATCGTATGGCTGCAATCTATCAAGCGAATGGCGTTAAAAAGGGCGATCGCGTATTGATCTATATGCCGATGATTGCTGAAGCATGTTTCGCAATGCTCGCTTGTGCCCGTATTGGTGCAATTCACTCAGTTGTATTTGGTGGCTTTGCATCTCATAGCTTGGCATCTCGTATCGATGATGCAAAACCCAAAATGATTGTGACCTCAGAGGCAGGATCACGTGCTGGCAAATCCGTTCCCTACAAGCCATTGCTTGATGAGGCCATTACTCTGGCAAGTTACAAGCCAGAAAAAGTATTGATTGTGAATCGCGGCTTAACTGAGTTCACTACAGTTGCTGGACGCGATTTGGACTACGCAAGTGAGCGCCAAAAACATTTAAATGACTTGGTACCAGTTGAGTGGGTTGATGCCACACATCCTTCTTATATTCTGTATACATCCGGTACAACGGGCAAGCCTAAGGGAGTGCAGCGTGATACCGGCGGTTATGCTGTGGCCTTGATGTCCACGATGAACCATATCTTCTGTGGCAAGCCTGGTGAAACCATGTTTACTACCTCAGACATTGGCTGGGTTGTTGGTCATAGCTATATCATTTACGCACCACTACTCAATGGCATGGCAACCATCATGTATGAGGGCACACCATTGAGTCCAGATGCGGGTATTTGGTGGAAGCTGGTAGAGAAGTACAAAGTCTCTGTCATGTTCTCTGCACCTACTGCAGTTCGTGTTCTCAAGAAGCAAGATCCCGCATTCTTAACTAAATACGATCTCTCCAGTTTGCGCGCCTTGTTCTTAGCTGGTGAGCCTTTGGATGAGCCAACGGCGACATGGATCCATGGAGCGATTAATAAGCCGATCGTAGATAACTATTGGCAGACAGAAACAGGTTGGCCAATGTTGGCGATTCAGCGGGGCGTAGAAGTCATGCCGCATAAGTTTGGCTCGCCTGGCGTTCCTTCCTTCGGTTACAACATGAAGTTATTGGATGACGCTACATCGCAAGAGCTGGGCCCAGATCAGAAGGGTGTGATTGCGATTGAGGGACCTTTACCTCCAGGTTGTATGCAAACCGTTTGGGGCGACGACAAACGCTTTGTGAGCACCTATTGGGAAACCATTCCTGGCAAGACCATTTACTCTACCTTTGACTGGGGCATTAAGGACGAAGACGGTTACTTCTTTATCTTGGGTCGAACTGATGACGTGATTAACGTTGCTGGCCACCGCTTGGGTACTCGCGAGATAGAGGAGAGTATTTCTGGTCATCCCAATATTTCTGAAGTAGCTGTGGTGGGTATTGAGGACAAGCTCAAGGGTCAGGCCGCAATTGCTTTTGTGATTCCAAAGGATTCCTCTAATACGGCGACTCTTGAAGCTGAATGCATGAAGACTGTGGACACTACCTTGGGCGCGATTGCCCGTCCGGGTCGCGTGTACATCGTCACAGCATTACCAAAGACCCGTTCTGGCAAGATTGTCCGCCGTGCACTCCAGGCTGTAGCGGAAGGGCGCGATCCAGGTGATATCAGCACCATGGAAGATCAGGCTGTTTTGGCTCAAATTAAGACCATCATCGAGCAAAGCGCAAAGTCTTGA
- a CDS encoding class I SAM-dependent methyltransferase — protein sequence MPAPPWSSWEKWLQSPPGRYVLGWEQKCFNQIVADVFGFYAVQIGLPQLNTLAENRMPLQALLIDAHDRQKQASLFSWHQIEGDANELPFASESIDLLVLPHVLEFAADPHQILREAERVLRPEGRLIISGFNPASLWGMRQYLSRLIGSPYLPRDGQFISLLRIKDWLQLLNFSLDRGHFGCYKLPLSGESGISRMDFMEPAGNRWWPIFGAVFLVSAIKRQQGIRLIGQAQGLRIPAMAQLTPAAESRQNLANSQDQVN from the coding sequence ATGCCTGCACCACCATGGAGTTCATGGGAAAAGTGGTTGCAATCACCCCCAGGACGTTATGTACTTGGCTGGGAGCAGAAATGCTTCAATCAAATTGTGGCTGATGTCTTTGGTTTTTATGCCGTTCAAATTGGCTTGCCGCAACTGAATACCCTGGCAGAAAACCGCATGCCTTTGCAGGCCCTGCTGATTGACGCCCATGATCGCCAAAAACAGGCCAGCCTGTTCAGTTGGCATCAGATTGAGGGGGATGCCAATGAGCTCCCTTTTGCCTCGGAAAGCATCGACTTATTGGTATTGCCGCATGTTCTGGAATTTGCTGCCGACCCCCATCAAATTCTGCGGGAGGCTGAGCGCGTCTTGCGCCCTGAGGGTCGCTTGATCATTTCGGGATTTAATCCCGCCAGCCTTTGGGGCATGCGCCAATATCTCAGCCGCTTGATCGGCAGCCCTTATTTGCCGCGAGATGGTCAATTTATTAGCCTTCTGAGGATTAAAGACTGGTTACAGCTTTTGAATTTCTCATTGGATCGAGGTCATTTTGGGTGCTACAAACTCCCACTGAGCGGTGAATCAGGTATATCCAGAATGGACTTTATGGAACCTGCGGGCAATCGTTGGTGGCCTATATTTGGGGCTGTTTTCTTGGTCTCGGCCATTAAACGCCAGCAAGGTATCCGCCTGATTGGGCAAGCCCAAGGCTTACGCATACCCGCAATGGCTCAATTAACTCCGGCAGCTGAAAGCCGCCAGAATTTGGCAAATAGCCAAGACCAAGTAAATTAA
- a CDS encoding transglycosylase SLT domain-containing protein, with protein sequence MLWRYAAIFLIAALSGCASTGDWSSDTPTRQDPRASKAKRVNLKNQSVSDLYAPSSNLWIRIRDGFEMEPMNTPLEIEQVRWLSARPDYVHRSMARSSRYLFYIVQEVNARNMPTEIALLPFVESAFVTHAKSSAKAMGLWQFMPATGKDFRLTQNVFRDERRDVLQSTDAALDYLQRLHKQFGSWDLALAAYNWGAGNVSKAQKRNLAAGLPTDYLSLKMPNETRNYVPKLMAYRQIVLDPTAYGIVLPELENHPYFVAVDVGSDIDVELVIKLAEIPSDEFHSLNPSFNKPVILSNANQQILLPFGHAEIFQENLKKYNKPLSSWTAVQITKTETVDKAAKTLGVDVDALREVNAIPKGMRIRAGSTVLIPKTSQRPGDISLAMAENGSLSLDKPAPPAAQKCAKGAKCPVVKSAKGATKGNSSKNNAASQHKSASTGLAKSAKNGTANASSSTAKVSNSKGASKIQ encoded by the coding sequence ATGTTGTGGCGCTATGCGGCAATATTTCTCATTGCCGCACTCTCGGGTTGTGCGAGTACGGGAGATTGGTCTTCGGATACGCCGACTCGTCAGGATCCTCGTGCCTCTAAAGCAAAGCGGGTTAATCTAAAGAATCAGTCTGTCAGTGATCTGTATGCACCTTCCAGCAATCTCTGGATCCGCATTCGGGATGGCTTTGAGATGGAGCCCATGAACACACCATTGGAGATCGAGCAAGTGCGTTGGCTGAGTGCGCGTCCCGACTACGTTCACCGTTCCATGGCCCGTTCATCACGCTATCTCTTTTATATCGTGCAAGAGGTCAATGCGCGCAATATGCCAACTGAGATTGCATTGCTCCCATTTGTAGAAAGTGCTTTTGTCACTCATGCCAAATCCAGTGCAAAAGCAATGGGATTGTGGCAGTTTATGCCTGCAACCGGTAAAGACTTTCGTTTAACTCAAAACGTCTTTCGAGATGAGCGGCGCGATGTGCTGCAATCAACCGATGCTGCATTGGATTATCTGCAGCGCTTACATAAGCAATTCGGTAGCTGGGATCTTGCATTGGCAGCCTACAACTGGGGGGCGGGCAATGTCTCGAAAGCCCAAAAGCGCAATTTGGCCGCAGGACTCCCAACAGACTATCTGAGCCTCAAAATGCCCAATGAGACCCGGAACTATGTGCCCAAGTTGATGGCTTACCGACAGATTGTGTTGGATCCAACGGCTTACGGCATCGTGTTGCCTGAGTTAGAGAATCACCCTTATTTTGTAGCTGTGGATGTTGGCTCTGATATCGATGTGGAGTTAGTCATCAAGCTTGCTGAGATTCCATCGGATGAATTTCATAGTCTCAATCCATCGTTTAATAAGCCGGTGATTCTCAGTAATGCTAACCAACAGATTTTGCTGCCGTTCGGGCATGCGGAAATCTTCCAAGAAAATCTTAAGAAGTACAACAAGCCACTGTCCTCTTGGACGGCTGTGCAGATTACTAAAACCGAGACAGTGGATAAGGCTGCCAAAACCCTGGGGGTTGATGTGGATGCCTTAAGAGAGGTCAACGCTATTCCCAAGGGCATGCGCATTCGGGCTGGATCTACCGTTTTAATCCCCAAAACCAGTCAGCGTCCCGGGGATATTTCATTGGCCATGGCAGAAAACGGCAGTCTGAGTCTGGATAAACCAGCTCCACCGGCAGCTCAAAAGTGTGCAAAAGGGGCTAAATGCCCGGTAGTAAAGTCTGCAAAAGGCGCTACTAAGGGTAATTCTTCTAAAAATAATGCTGCATCTCAGCATAAATCCGCATCGACAGGACTTGCAAAATCTGCGAAAAATGGTACTGCGAATGCTTCTAGCTCGACTGCCAAGGTTTCCAATAGCAAAGGGGCTAGCAAGATTCAGTAA